CCTCCAATTGCCAATAGCTGGTGCTGAGAGATGGTGGCCCACACCAGGTAGCCCTAGGCCTTCTGGTGTTGAGCTGGTGAGTGAGCACACTGCATGCCCCCAGTGGTGAGAGGGAGAACTGCTGCGAGGGCAAATTCTCAGTTTTACctagctccccccacccccgcacctccccaccctgctctggTGATTTTCTAGAAATAATCACTTGGGTAGAAAACCATCCAGTGTGAAGGCAAGAGGCCTCTCTCCCAGTCGCAGCTTGGGCTGGTCAGGCAATCTGGGCTGACCTCCAACAGGccacctcagggcctctgcaGACCAGAGCCAGAATCgcagccaggggccagggagccACAGACGGCAGGTACTTACTTTGCTAAGGTACTCCCTCATGACCTGGGTGAAGCAGGGCACAGCCAGGTCCACCAGGCTGGGCCTCCAGGCCAGCTCCAGCATCACATTAGGGGAAGCAGGTCATGGTAGGTGAAGAGCGAGGCTGTGAAGCACTCCCACTTGCCACTGCAGCCACTTCTCCGCCAGCTTGGTGTCCCTCGACTCCGGAGTGTGCTGCATGGCGTCCTGCAACTGAGGCAACCGAGCTCAGCGACCTGCCTTTCTGGGCTGGCAGGGTACAGGGACAGTGCCAGCTCCATGAAGGCCCTCTCCTCATCCGTGGAGGGTTCTCTGTCCCTCAGCTGCCTTCTGGTAGATGAAGTACCACCTCCAGGAGGGCTGAGGAGGGCTGAGCATGGGCTTGGCACCTCTATCTTGCAGAGCTGCTGAGCTAACTGCCCAAGGGAGGCAGCACACACAACAGGGCAGGTGCCCTGGGAGACAAGATCCAGCCTCAGGGCCCCACAGCACACAGGGAGTGCACAGGCATGGAAGGGGATGGTGACAAGTGCCACGGGGCCTGCTGTGAAAGCCAAAGTTGCTGTGCTCGGGCCAACAGTCAGCACTATCTTTCCAAACTCATCATAGAGCAGCTACAGGGGACGCTCTAATACTTAAGAAATAGCaatttgccttttcttcctcacATAAGAAACTCCCTCAGAATTCCctaatcagccctggccaggtggctcagttggtcggagcgtcagagcatcgtcccatacacccaaaggttgtgggtttgatagccaggtgaggatttaaaaaaaaaaggtccctAATCACTACTTTCATATTTGGCAAATTTCTTAgtctaaaacaattaaaaacattatacCCACCCTGTGCTTAGTCATCAGTAAATTAGCCATTTCTGTAACCATCCTCTGTGTTTTAGCTATGATAGCAAGAACTGAATAACCTAGGTTGCCAACGTGTGTTAGCTCCCTCAGCCTccgcaacccccccccccgcccccgcacactTGGCTGATGTAGGGCACAGCTGGCGCGAAATGCACGACGGCTGCCCAGTGGGACTACCACCAACAGGGACAACTATTGGATATCGTTGACCTTACAATGCCTCAAGCTCACCCGGTCACCTCCAACACGAGGCTCTGAGGTCCCCCTGGAGGCTGACAGAGGACCCAAAGCCCCGAATGTCAGCACGTGGCATGCCCTCTCGACTCTCCTCCAGGAAGGATCCTATCCCACCAACTTGCTGCTTTGTTTGCCAAGTCCCGCCTTGTCCCCACACTGCTCCCACAAGGCACCAGGTCTCTCTCTTTGTAAGATTTTAATACTCACCTAAggaatacatttattgattttttagtgATAGAAGGGGGagagatgtgaaaaagaaacatgtacACGCCCCAacgggggactgaacctgcaacctaggtatgtgccctgaccaagatcaaacctgcaatccttTCGTGTCCAGGATGCCGCTCCAACCAATCACGGCACCGGGCCAgggctctctctttcttttttaccatCAAAGTCAACGGAGACTCAAATGAAAGCTCCAGGACACCTTCAGGTCCCGTCTCCCCAAACATCAGATGCCAATGTGTCACTCTCCCTGAAGTGTCTTCCTGAGCTTCTTAGCTGGCTTGTCTTCCATCTGCACCTAGGaggctcctctctccctcctcaggtCTTGTGGGCTGTCTCATAAACTCCCATAGCCTCAACTGCCAGCACCACAAAGTGGATGTTTCCAGAACCTGGCAGCTTCCTGGAGGCTCAGATGCAGTAAGCCCCACAGGGGACGTCTCAGTCTGCACCCTCCTCCCATAGCCTGGAACCAAGGTCGAGTCTGAGattcccccacacctccccactCCTTGTTACCACACAGCCCACGCCACTATCAGGGcatctctccacctcctcccaaaTCACTGCCAGCTCCTGCCGGggccctgctccagcccctggccctgctggTTCTGGCCCATGACTTCACCCTACAGACTACTGTTTTTCACTTGTGGGCATGGTGGGCCCACAACCTGTCACCTGTCTGCACACCTATGTGTGGGTCCCCTAGCCCTCACTGGCCCATGTCCTGACACCTTCCCTCACACACTGCCTGTCCCGATGTTCCTCAGCAGTCCCAGTTACtgccctctctgctcagctggCTCCCCAGGTAAAATGTGGACACTTCCAGGAGGTCCCCCCAAAGACTGACAGCCCACCATGCTTTCAACCTCAGCTCCAGAATCTGGAAAGCACACTTCTTGCTGTCCCACAACTGTTACAGGAGCAGTAGTcacaccgcccccaccccccggggtgACATGATATAACATCCACTCTGCAAGGAAGGGCTGCTACCAAGGGCGGGACACCTGCCAGGGCACTGCTGACActtcgtgtgtgtgtgagtgtgtgaggagCTGTGCACTGTGGGCTCGTTAGTGCCACCACCCTTGCCTCCGTCGACTAGATGTAGCACTGTGCCCTCAGGTGTGACAACCAAGAATCCTCTGGGGGTTGAAGTCACCCCTGACTGAGAACCACTGTGCTGGAAAGTATACCAACCACTTTCTTCCTGTGGCTCTGTTCTTCTGGGTTCTCTTCCTGGTGCGTGCCTCCCTGAGTGCCATTGCTGGCTGGGGGAGAGCGGACGTCCCTCTGGCAGTGTTCACAGTGTTGCTTGCTCACTCACTTCCTGCCCCAGTTTGTGAGAAGCCTGTGCACTCGAGACCCTGGTGTGCCACTGGCAGGACAGGGCAGCTGTGACCCCCTTAGCTGGAGGCAGCTTCCCTTCGGCATGTCAGAGACCCACTGCCGCCTTCCAGGGCCAGCGCCTGAACACTGTGACATGCAGTCCCAGAACTTTTGCAGCATTTCCTCCTATCTCCCTCTACAGGGGCCCTGTCAGCATCCCTGGAAGGACCACAAGCACTGTCACTAAGGGTGAGGAGATGCTATGTGACAGTCCTAAACTGGAGATGACAACTCCATGAGAAGCTCAATGTACCCGACCATTAAGGGTCTCTGGCATCAGCCCACGTGCTGTGAGAGGGTGGTGTCTGTCCTGGGAAGGTACTCAGGAGTGCTGAGAACCGCTATGGAAGTAACACCCCCAGGTCGAGCTCACGGCTCTCAGGGGCTCCTGGGACACCGAACCCTTGGAAATCGGCTCAGCCATGCAGCATATTACACAACGGCCTTCTTGTGTAACTGTACTTTACCTCACTGGGGAGATGCCAGGCAGAGGGACGGCAACGCCGTGTGGGCCTAGGATCTCTCCAGCAGCCCACCCTCACCAGCATGTGCCTGGACCTGGACCCGCGGGTAGTGCCAAGCCACTGCCCAGTAGCAGAAACAAGTATTGTGAACGTGATTTTAACTTAGTGGTTATTAATTCCCCAAATTTGATAGGAAGCAAAGTAGGTGCCAAGTGAATGCAGCCACACTGTGTTTAGGGAGGGTAAAATTCACAGATAACTGCTGGGAAAATAATCAACCATTTGAGAGCAAGACTTTCAATCCAAATAACTTTCAAGGGCTATATGTTAACAATAGATATTCATCCTCTGGATTGCTCCCAACCCTCaccctgtgttttaaaaatgcctcCTCTTCATGTCTCTACCACAAGGGTTTCCAGATGGAGGGCTGTGACCTCCCTCTGACCCCCTACACACAAGCATTGGGAAGCATACAGAGATGGACAAGCAGGGTACTGGGACACATCCTGAAGAAATGGTCTTTTTAGCAGAGCTCAATGCTCTGGTCCATTGGTCCTTGCCCTTGTACAGATACACAGCAACATGCCTGAACTGTATCAGCTGGTGCTTCTCCAGCCGCTGGGCCAGGGCGATGTTGTCAAAGTTGTTGTAGGTATAGCCAGATGTTCTCAAACCTCAGGAGGACACAGCTTTTCTGCGGAGAGGGACATGATGGAGTAGGCACCAGGTATTACTCAGTACTGGTTGCTGCCACCACGGCCCCAGAAAGGTTTCTAGAGGTCCACTATCTGAGGTGCCCCCTGGTGTCCATGCCCCATCCTGTGCAAGAGCAGCTTGCTGAGGACACACTAGCTGGTACAGACAGAGGCTCTCCAGTCCCTGAGCATCCAAGGCCAATATCATGACTCCCTGAGGCACAGGAGGAGGCCGCAGCAGCATTGTGATAGGACACCTttccctacccccccccccccccagtaatCCTCCTCTTCCATCGGCAGGTGGTTGAACACCTCATTCACACACTTTCTGTGGCTCTGGACTGACCGCAGGTAAGGCTTCACCAGGGGCAACCGGTCTGCTTGAGTAGGAAGAACGAGCAGTGCACTCAGACAAGTCTTCAGGGAaccactgggctgggggccccaTGACATGCTGACAGGCTGGTCTCCTAGAATCAACCAGCCCTACAGGCACCCATGCACAGAGGGCTGCCTGGATTTCTCAGTAGGTGCCAATTTCAGCCACAGGTGTTTTAGTGGGAAATGTTGCAGAAGCTCTGTCCATCAGCGATACGATCACTGCTCTCTCACATGCCATGGCCTCATCTGTGAGGCATGTCAGGGGACCCACGACACCGTGCTGACTGCCACCTCTCCTCAGGAATCTGCTGATCCTGACTGTCATCAAGGTGGACCAAGTGTGGGTCAGGGGACATATCAGCTACCTGGACAGCTACAATATCCAGATACCACTAAGAAACAAAAAGCACTGGTtccggccaggtagctcagttggttagtgcgtcatcccgatacgccaaggttgcaggtccaattcccagtcagggcacatacaggaagcaaccaataaatgcataagtaagtggaacaaacaaattgatgtttctctctctctcaaatcaaaagaagaaaaagaaaaaaaaggcactgCTACCTTAAAAAGCATCCTGGTACCAGGAGTTAAATGTGAAAAAAGGCACCTAGAACTGATCAGGTAGGAGTTTTCCAGCGTGTTTTTCATGTGTGCAGGACACAGGAACGTGTGATCTGCCTGCCTTTCCACCAGCAACTGGCAAGACGCCAGACTTCTCACACCACCGTGCTGATTACTGTTCATGAGCAGGACCTCGGGGCCAAGGGCTCCCTCTAACAGCTCCCAGTGAGGGCAGATGCCAAGACCTGCCTGGACACTCCACCCACTGCCCAGGCCTTCCCGCACCAGCCATATGAGGAACAGTAGGCACATGAGTCCCAGAGGAGGGGAgcacccctctcccctgtgggAGCAGCAGGGCAGACAGGCAGTCAGCTCCCTTCCCTGGCAGACAGCGAATGGGAGACCTGAGGGCAAATTATTCACCCAAGGCCACCACAGAACCAGGACACTCAGAGCAAAAGGTCCGTGGCCTGAAGATAGGGAGCTCACTCCCTTACCAGCTAACGTGTGCACGGAGCTCACAGAGGAGGAGCAGTCTGGAAACTGGCAACACAAAACAGCAGAGGGCTGCATGATGCTTGCACCCAGATATGATGCCTCCCTCCAGTTTTTGGTGGCTGGTGGAACAGCTTGGGATTCTGGTTTAGCCCATCTAGACTACAGGCGGGTGGCAGCTCCTGGGAAGGCGGGCACCCCGGGGCAGACCTGGGTTCATTTCTCTCCCTGCAGATGTTCACTGCCCCTGTGTCAGATGCTTGCAGTGTTGGGGGGAGAGACATGAAGGGAAAAAATCCTGGAtggtgaaaaatattaaaaaatataccagGAAATGGTGGTAGACAGGGTCTGGGAGTCCTAAGCTGACGGGATAGAAGGAAGAGCAACTGGAAAGGTCCAGCTGCAAAGGGCCCAGCATGGGAGCGTGGTGAGGAGAGCGTGGTCGTGGGAGGCTGgagtggcaggaggggcagaagaggcaggcagggccacaggggcacactgagccaccctgccctTAGCCTAGCTGTGCCGCCTCAGGCCAGTCATAACCCTTCCTAAGCGTCAGCTCCCTCTGTGCAGACAGAATGACCACCCCTGTGCAGAGGTTCAAACGTGCCCTGGGGTGGCACACTGGTGTTCCTTCCACCGGCCCCTGGGACAGGCCTGGCAGAAGCAGACAGGAGACTGTACTCAGGTGCCTTCTTACCTTGGCAATGGTGTCATTGAACTGCCTGTCTCTCCAGGCATCTGGGGTGACTGATCATGGTGAGGGTGGCATTGTTATACTCCTTGTACCTGTCATAGAGGCACACCAGCTCCTCCCAGAGATGGGCTTGCCCTGTGGCTTTCAGAATCTGGTGGGACAATGTGAACGAGGGTCAGGCTGATGCCACACGTGCATGTGGCAGCCTGAACCCAGAGGAGGGCTGAATTACCTTTGGGTTGTTGACACGGGACCAGAAGAACTCCAGGTGCTCCAGCATCTTCTGTGGCTTTGCCCTGAAGTAGAGGATGGACAGCTCTGTGAACATGCCCATGTGGGCCTGCTCCAGGTCCTGGGCTGCCTCCACTGGGGAGATCAGCTCCCTGAAGTTGCCCCAATCCTGCCAGATCAAAAGCCACACTCAGGGTCTGGGTAAATGCACCGGACCACAGCCTCCCTGTGGGAGAACCCACCCccaaggagggaagggaaagtgTGCAATGACTGCAGCTCCTTGTgtccagccccagctccctcttGGTCATGCACCATGGTGACACCCTGCCTGGCATGCCTGAACCCTGAGTCTGCCTGGCTGCCTTCACATTAATGACCACAAGCCTGGAGGACCACCCCAGAAGACCATTTTATACCCTCCTCATTCCTGTCCTAACTCTCTGTGGATAGATAACCTTGCTTCTGcttcactgagaaaatgaaagccATTAGAAGAAAATGCTGCATTTACTCACCTTCTAGCATGAGCTCTAGGAGCTCTAGGTCCCACTGCCTCCCACTTCTCTAGGCCACTGCACCAGCAACTCCCCACTTTCTCTCTTGGCACCAGTACCCCTCTCTATAGACCATCTTCAGCAAACATCCTGCTAATTCTCCCATCCCAAAATGCCATTTCTTGACCCCATGTCCCATTTTTCTACACCTTTTTGCAGCAGAAACTCCTAAGAGCTGTCTCCATTCCTTTCCCTATTCTTGAGGGCCCACCCAGATAGGCTGTCTTGCCCCAGGACTCACAGTCACCAGTGTCCTCTCCCCTCGGTTCTTCTCCAGACACCTCTGGGCAGCAGGACCCACCCACTGACCACTCCCCCTCCTCAGTGCATCTGCTCACCTGGCCGCTCAGATCATGTCTCTGGAgttccttcctactttactccaACTCATGTGGGAGGCCAGGCTCAGTCTGTGGTCTCGTCTTTGTCTACGCTCACCCTAGTGGCTGCAGTCAGtctccatgtgccctttatatgCCAAAGGCTCCCATTTTATTTCTCCAGCTGGGTGTCTCCAGTGAGTACCAGACCCCTCTTCCCACTGCCTACTTGACAGCTCTCCGTGAACACCAAACTGGCAACTCAAACTGAGTATATTCAAAACTGGACTCCTGTTCTTTCCTCCACACAGTCCCCACCTTCGGTCTTCACCATGCCCCCTGATGATAACTATTTCCAGTTCAAACGAAAAACAGAGTTGTCTTTGACCTTCCTCTCTCACCCCACACCCATTCTGCTAGCACATTCAAAACAGCCCCCCAAACCTGATCACCCGATGACTTCTCACCCCTGCATTACCACCACCCTAGATGTTCTTTCAGCTTTCACCTGCCCGCCCCTCCGCCTGCCCACCTGTGAAGAGTCTGTTCTCAGCATGTAAGACGGAAAGGGCTCCTCACCCTTCAGGTCCTGCACCCTACCACAAGCACAGCCGGAGTCCCTCATGTTGGCTtcctgccgccccccaccccttcccccttgAGTACTTGGTCTGTCAACCACTCCACAGCAAAGTGTAACTACAACAGCAACGTGGAGAGCCCCAGGCTTCCACAGTTCTCCTGCGGTTCCGTCTCCTGGACTCTTGAATATCCCTGTCTCTCCAGCACTCAATAATCATACCCTCTGCGGGCACACACTCTGGGGACCTGGGGTATGGGCTGTGGCTCTGCCACAAGACTGGCCCCATGTTTTCCGCAGGTTACCCAAGGGGTGTTTCCACATGCAAACCACTGACTGGGCTCCTGAAAGTACCTTTCTGAAAGAGGGAGGAGAGtacttttagaaatataaatatcagCCAGCAATAAAATCCAGGATATCTACCATGGCAATCTGAGTTAATTGAGCTAATCATAGAAGGTGTCTAGCACATGAAGGGGCTTTCCCACCGGGACAAGGCTTCATCTAGGCTTAACACACATATGACATATACTAGGGGGAGGACTGCCCCTTTATGCGCAGCATTTAGGTGTCACTCACCACCTCCATTGCCAGCAGAGATCATCTCTGGCCAGATCCTAGTTAGTTACCTGGTAGAAGGGCATCAGCTCCTTCAGCTCACTGGCGTGAACGACGATGCAAAGACCACACAGTTGTGCCAGGCAGACTCCTGCCCATCCACACCGGCAAAGCACACCTAGGGGAGGGAAGGCCAGATAGGATGAGTACCCCGAGACCAAGCTTGGCACCCAACAGCTGCTACCAGGGATGCAACTGCAAATGCAGAAATATCAACAAATGAGATGTGTTAAGTTGGATTCTGAACAAGGAGATAACTATAGGATGTGTTGCATGAGATTGGGATAAAAAATGGTGATatttctgttacagggtgcagccaagagagaggATCCCAAATA
The genomic region above belongs to Phyllostomus discolor isolate MPI-MPIP mPhyDis1 chromosome 13, mPhyDis1.pri.v3, whole genome shotgun sequence and contains:
- the CLTCL1 gene encoding LOW QUALITY PROTEIN: clathrin heavy chain 2 (The sequence of the model RefSeq protein was modified relative to this genomic sequence to represent the inferred CDS: inserted 3 bases in 2 codons; substituted 1 base at 1 genomic stop codon), which produces MDLLPPLQPSAREVRTLPIRFRQHFQASGEAARCTEHSLAGAGSSVYQWTARLPTWLPPVHLREHQAAVDISHKANYTRAXKEVCFAGVDGQESXLAQLCGLCIVVHASELKELMPFYQDWGNFRELISPVEAAQDLEQAHMGMFTELSILYFRAKPQKMLEHLEFFWSRVNNPKILKATGQAHLWEELVCLYDRYKEYNNATLTMISHPXDAWRDRQFNDTIAKLAQQLCKIEVPSPCSALLSPPGGGTSSTRRQLRDREPSTDEERAFMELALSLYPASPERPAADSDSRPCCWTSPCEFSLLKGQALCFCPASYVLMYYFSM